From a region of the Mycobacterium sp. SMC-8 genome:
- a CDS encoding M56 family metallopeptidase, which produces MSALAFTVVALLLSGPVPAMLARASWPLRAPRAAIVLWQSIALAAVLSAFSAGIAIASRLFVPGPDGRPTATIVSEIAVLGWPLWTAYVVVFVLTLMIGARLIVSVLQVAIATRRRRAHHRMVVDLVGSLDPRHRAGNGLRILDVAEPLAYCLPGVRSRVVVSEGALKALSDNEMSAILEHEQAHLRARHDLVLEMFTAVHAAFPRLVRSGHALHAVRLLIELLADDAAVRAEGPTPLARALVACASARAPRGALAAGGQTTVVRVRRLGGEPNSRALAAAAYATAAAVLVVPTIALAVPWLTELQRLFSA; this is translated from the coding sequence GTGTCCGCGCTGGCCTTCACCGTCGTGGCCCTGCTGCTGTCAGGGCCGGTGCCTGCGATGCTGGCGCGGGCCTCGTGGCCGCTGCGCGCGCCGCGCGCCGCGATCGTGCTCTGGCAGTCGATCGCGCTGGCCGCGGTGCTCTCGGCATTCTCCGCCGGGATCGCGATCGCGAGCCGGCTGTTCGTGCCCGGGCCCGACGGCAGGCCTACTGCCACCATCGTCAGCGAGATCGCTGTATTGGGCTGGCCGCTGTGGACCGCGTACGTGGTGGTCTTCGTCCTGACCTTGATGATCGGCGCCCGGTTGATCGTGTCGGTGCTGCAGGTCGCCATCGCCACCCGCCGCCGCCGGGCCCACCACCGCATGGTGGTCGACCTGGTCGGTTCCCTCGATCCCCGGCACCGGGCCGGCAACGGCCTGCGCATCCTCGACGTCGCCGAACCGCTGGCCTACTGCCTGCCCGGGGTTCGCAGCCGCGTGGTCGTCAGCGAGGGTGCTTTGAAAGCGTTGTCGGACAACGAGATGTCGGCGATCCTCGAGCACGAACAGGCGCACCTGCGGGCTCGCCATGATCTGGTGCTGGAGATGTTCACCGCGGTGCACGCCGCCTTCCCCCGCCTCGTCCGCAGCGGGCACGCGCTCCACGCCGTACGGCTGCTGATCGAACTTCTCGCCGACGACGCCGCGGTGCGGGCCGAAGGTCCGACCCCGCTGGCGCGGGCGCTCGTCGCGTGCGCGTCGGCTCGGGCACCGCGTGGCGCACTGGCCGCCGGCGGGCAGACGACCGTGGTACGGGTACGCCGGCTCGGCGGCGAGCCCAACAGCAGGGCGCTGGCCGCCGCCGCGTACGCCACCGCCGCTGCAGTGCTGGTGGTGCCGACCATCGCGCTGGCGGTGCCGTGGCTGACCGAGCTCCAGCGGCTGTTCTCGGCGTAG
- a CDS encoding GuaB1 family IMP dehydrogenase-related protein: protein MRFLDGHRPPYDLTYNDVFVVPSRSEVLSRFDVDLSTVDGSGTTIPVVVANMTAVAGRRMAETVARRGGLVVLPQDLPLSAVKHTVDFVKSRDTVVDTPVTLSPDDSVSDANALIHKRAHGAAVVVFENRPIGLVTEASCGGVDRFTRVRDVAISDFVTAPVGTDPRKVFDLLEHAHIDVAVLTEADGSLAGVLTRTGAVRAGIYRPAVDARGRLRIAAAVGINGDVGAKARDLADAGVDLLVVDTAHGHQQKMLDTIETVASLDLGLPLAAGNVVSAQGTRDLLNAGASIVKVGVGPGAMCTTRMMTGVGRPQFSAVVECAAAARELGGHVWADGGVRHPRDVALAIAAGASNVMIGSWFAGTYESPGDLMHDRDDRPFKESYGMASKRAVAARTAGDSAFDRARKALFEEGISSSRMNLDPVRGGVEDLLDHITSGVRSTCTYVGATTLPELHEKAVLGVQSAAGFAEGHPLPTGW from the coding sequence GTGAGATTTCTCGATGGGCACCGGCCGCCGTACGACCTGACTTACAACGACGTCTTCGTCGTGCCGAGCCGCTCGGAGGTGCTGTCGCGCTTTGACGTGGACCTGTCGACGGTGGACGGGTCAGGCACCACGATTCCGGTGGTGGTCGCGAACATGACTGCGGTCGCCGGCCGGCGTATGGCCGAGACGGTGGCCCGCCGCGGCGGTCTGGTGGTGCTGCCGCAGGACCTTCCGCTGTCGGCGGTCAAGCACACCGTCGACTTCGTCAAGAGCCGCGACACCGTGGTCGACACCCCGGTGACCCTGTCTCCCGACGACTCGGTGTCGGATGCGAACGCGCTGATTCACAAGCGGGCGCACGGCGCGGCCGTCGTCGTCTTCGAGAATCGGCCGATCGGGCTGGTCACCGAGGCGTCCTGCGGGGGGGTGGACCGGTTCACCCGCGTGCGTGACGTCGCGATCTCAGATTTCGTCACCGCCCCGGTCGGCACCGATCCGCGCAAGGTGTTCGACCTGCTCGAGCATGCCCACATCGACGTCGCCGTGCTGACCGAGGCCGACGGATCACTGGCCGGCGTCCTGACCCGCACCGGGGCCGTGCGCGCCGGCATCTACCGGCCCGCCGTCGACGCCCGTGGCCGGCTGCGGATCGCCGCGGCGGTCGGGATCAACGGCGACGTCGGGGCCAAGGCGCGGGATCTGGCGGATGCCGGGGTGGACCTGCTCGTGGTCGACACCGCGCACGGCCACCAGCAGAAGATGCTCGACACGATCGAGACGGTGGCATCCCTCGACCTGGGGCTGCCGCTGGCCGCGGGCAACGTGGTGTCGGCCCAAGGCACCCGCGACCTGCTCAACGCGGGCGCGTCGATCGTCAAGGTCGGTGTTGGGCCCGGCGCCATGTGCACCACCAGGATGATGACCGGCGTCGGGCGGCCTCAGTTCTCCGCCGTGGTCGAATGTGCTGCGGCAGCAAGGGAACTCGGCGGCCACGTGTGGGCCGACGGTGGCGTGCGGCACCCGCGGGACGTGGCGCTGGCCATCGCCGCCGGTGCGTCGAACGTCATGATCGGATCCTGGTTCGCCGGCACCTACGAGTCGCCGGGCGACCTGATGCACGACCGCGACGACCGACCCTTCAAGGAGAGTTACGGCATGGCGTCCAAGCGTGCCGTCGCGGCGCGCACCGCCGGCGACAGCGCGTTCGACCGGGCGCGCAAGGCGCTGTTCGAAGAGGGCATCTCCTCGTCGCGGATGAACCTGGACCCCGTGCGGGGCGGTGTCGAGGACCTGCTCGACCACATCACCTCCGGGGTTCGCAGCACCTGCACCTACGTCGGCGCGACGACGCTGCCGGAGTTGCACGAGAAAGCGGTGCTCGGCGTGCAGTCAGCCGCCGGTTTCGCCGAGGGACACCCGCTGCCCACTGGTTGGTGA
- a CDS encoding urease subunit gamma, translating to MRLTPHEQERLLLSYAAELARRRQARGVKLNHPEAVAMITDHILEGARDGRTVAELMVSGQAVLSRDDVMDGVPEMLDDVQVEATFPDGTKLVTVHHPIP from the coding sequence ATGCGTTTGACGCCGCATGAACAGGAACGGCTGCTGCTGTCGTATGCCGCCGAACTCGCCCGCCGCCGGCAGGCCCGCGGCGTGAAGTTGAATCATCCCGAGGCAGTGGCGATGATCACCGATCACATCCTCGAGGGTGCCCGAGATGGCCGCACCGTGGCCGAGTTGATGGTCAGCGGGCAGGCGGTGCTGTCCCGCGACGACGTGATGGACGGTGTCCCCGAGATGCTCGACGACGTCCAGGTCGAGGCCACCTTCCCGGACGGCACCAAGCTGGTCACCGTCCACCACCCGATTCCGTGA
- a CDS encoding BlaI/MecI/CopY family transcriptional regulator yields the protein MAKLTRLGELERSVMDHLWSAGEPQTVRQVHEALAAHRDLAYTTIMTVLQRLAKKNLVVQHRDDRAHRYAPTHGRDELVAGLMVDALDQAADSGSREAALVHFVERVGADEAAALRRALAELEDKHRIGGPGGDPGTG from the coding sequence ATGGCCAAGCTGACGAGGCTCGGGGAACTCGAGCGTTCCGTGATGGACCACTTGTGGTCCGCAGGTGAGCCGCAAACCGTGCGCCAGGTACACGAAGCCCTGGCTGCCCACCGCGACCTCGCCTATACGACGATCATGACCGTGCTGCAGCGCCTGGCGAAGAAGAACCTCGTGGTGCAGCACCGCGACGACCGCGCGCACAGATATGCGCCGACCCACGGCCGGGATGAATTGGTTGCGGGCCTGATGGTGGACGCCCTCGACCAGGCCGCCGATTCGGGCAGCCGGGAGGCCGCGCTCGTGCATTTTGTGGAGCGTGTCGGCGCCGATGAGGCGGCCGCCCTTCGGCGCGCGCTGGCCGAGCTTGAAGACAAGCACCGCATCGGAGGGCCAGGTGGCGATCCGGGTACCGGCTGA
- a CDS encoding urease subunit beta, producing the protein MIPGEVVFGDGDIEINPGAPRMELEIVNTGDRPVQVGSHVHVPQANRALRFDRAAAHGQRFDIPAGTAIRFEPGVAQRVRLVPLTGAREVHGLSLDPPGRLDEKPMSARAKREPR; encoded by the coding sequence GTGATTCCAGGAGAAGTCGTCTTCGGGGACGGAGACATCGAGATCAACCCGGGCGCACCGCGGATGGAACTCGAGATCGTCAACACCGGCGATCGTCCGGTGCAGGTCGGTAGCCACGTCCACGTCCCACAGGCCAACCGCGCGTTGCGGTTCGATCGCGCCGCCGCCCACGGACAACGGTTCGACATCCCGGCGGGCACCGCGATCCGGTTCGAACCCGGTGTGGCGCAACGTGTTCGCCTGGTCCCGCTGACGGGCGCGCGTGAGGTGCACGGCCTGAGTCTGGATCCGCCGGGACGTTTGGACGAAAAACCGATGAGCGCTCGCGCGAAGAGAGAACCGAGATGA
- a CDS encoding ABC transporter ATP-binding protein yields MTDPTAVSARGLHKSFGERRVLRGVDLELAAGTITAVLGPSGCGKTTLLRILAGFEDPDAGTVRIAGETVAGDGRVVPVHRRRVGLMPQEGALFPHLSVGENIGFGLGRIPRAQAAAEIAHWLDVVGLTGLAGARPHEISGGQQQRVALARALAARPRVLLLDEPFAALDAGLRVRVREDIATILHDTGTTALLVTHDQAEALSLADSVALLIDGVVAQHGAPSDLYDCPGSLATARFLGSTVEISGTVDAGIVDTTLGPLRLRDVGTTAGAAVVVLRPEQLRFGTGASGAAGRVTARRFYGADTVVHVELDDGTRLQLRSPGPTALDDGDVVTVEVAGEVLAYPSPTSGQRVSLGETGG; encoded by the coding sequence GTGACTGACCCGACCGCGGTCAGCGCGCGCGGACTCCACAAGTCGTTCGGCGAGCGCCGTGTGCTGCGCGGCGTCGACCTCGAGCTGGCCGCGGGGACCATCACCGCGGTTCTGGGGCCGTCGGGCTGCGGCAAGACGACGCTGCTGCGCATCCTGGCCGGATTCGAGGATCCCGACGCCGGGACGGTGAGGATCGCCGGCGAGACGGTGGCCGGGGACGGCCGAGTAGTGCCGGTGCACCGCCGTCGCGTCGGGCTGATGCCGCAGGAAGGAGCGTTGTTCCCGCACCTGAGCGTGGGGGAGAACATCGGGTTCGGGCTGGGCCGCATCCCCCGCGCGCAGGCGGCCGCCGAGATCGCCCACTGGCTGGACGTCGTCGGCCTGACCGGTCTGGCCGGAGCCCGGCCCCACGAGATCTCGGGGGGACAGCAGCAGCGGGTGGCGCTGGCGCGGGCATTGGCGGCCCGGCCGCGGGTGCTGCTGCTCGACGAGCCGTTCGCCGCGCTGGACGCCGGATTGCGGGTCCGAGTGCGCGAGGACATCGCGACGATCCTGCACGACACCGGGACCACCGCGCTGCTGGTCACCCACGACCAGGCCGAGGCGCTGTCGCTCGCCGACTCGGTGGCGCTGCTGATCGACGGTGTCGTCGCCCAGCACGGCGCGCCGAGCGACCTCTACGACTGTCCGGGCTCGCTGGCGACCGCACGGTTCCTCGGCAGCACCGTGGAGATCTCCGGGACCGTGGACGCCGGCATCGTGGACACCACGCTCGGCCCACTGCGGCTGCGTGACGTGGGCACCACCGCCGGTGCGGCGGTGGTGGTGCTGCGCCCCGAACAGCTCCGGTTCGGCACCGGCGCGTCCGGGGCGGCGGGACGGGTGACGGCGCGTCGGTTCTACGGCGCCGACACCGTCGTGCACGTCGAACTCGACGACGGCACCCGCCTGCAACTGCGCAGCCCGGGGCCGACCGCGCTGGACGACGGTGACGTCGTCACCGTGGAGGTCGCCGGTGAGGTGCTGGCCTACCCGTCACCAACCAGTGGGCAGCGGGTGTCCCTCGGCGAAACCGGCGGCTGA
- a CDS encoding iron ABC transporter substrate-binding protein, with protein MSMSFTRLAGALAVVAAMLAFSACSSQPQGEDSDKIVVYSGRSEELVAPLMEQFTADTGIEVEARYAGSGEMAAQLITEGDKSPADVFLSQDAGALGAVSKAGLLAPIDAETLAAVPGEFSAADGTWVGVSGRARVIVYNPTLAPNPPDTIDALLAPEWKGKIGFAPSNASWQAFVTGLRVLRGDDGAEQWLRAFKAQDPQAFENNVAVRDAVDSGQVPLGLVNHYYLYELIHSKGPDAVVAENKFMAPGDPGGLINVAGVGVLKAAPNPAGAQQFAAYLVGESAQKYFAQETAEYPLIASVAPSSEMPPLADLKPPAVDLSQLDDIEATQELLVNTGLLTN; from the coding sequence ATGTCGATGTCGTTCACCCGGTTGGCAGGCGCGCTCGCAGTGGTGGCCGCGATGCTGGCGTTCAGTGCGTGCAGCTCACAGCCCCAGGGCGAGGACTCCGACAAGATCGTCGTGTACTCGGGCCGCAGCGAGGAACTCGTCGCACCGCTGATGGAGCAGTTCACCGCCGACACCGGTATCGAGGTCGAGGCCAGGTACGCCGGTTCGGGGGAGATGGCCGCCCAGTTGATCACCGAGGGCGACAAGTCGCCGGCCGATGTCTTTCTGTCCCAGGACGCCGGCGCGCTGGGCGCGGTGTCGAAGGCCGGCCTGCTCGCGCCGATCGATGCCGAGACACTGGCGGCCGTGCCCGGCGAGTTCTCCGCCGCCGACGGCACCTGGGTGGGCGTGTCCGGGCGTGCCCGCGTCATCGTCTACAACCCGACGCTGGCGCCCAACCCGCCGGACACCATCGACGCACTGCTGGCCCCGGAGTGGAAGGGCAAGATCGGGTTCGCCCCGAGCAACGCGTCCTGGCAGGCGTTCGTGACCGGCCTGCGTGTGCTGCGCGGTGACGACGGTGCCGAGCAGTGGCTGCGGGCATTCAAGGCCCAGGATCCGCAGGCCTTCGAGAACAACGTCGCGGTCCGGGATGCGGTGGATTCCGGCCAGGTTCCGCTCGGCCTGGTCAATCACTACTACCTTTACGAGCTGATCCACTCCAAGGGCCCCGACGCCGTGGTGGCCGAGAACAAGTTCATGGCCCCCGGCGATCCCGGCGGCCTGATCAACGTCGCCGGGGTGGGTGTGCTCAAGGCGGCGCCCAACCCCGCCGGTGCGCAGCAGTTCGCGGCCTACCTGGTCGGCGAGTCGGCGCAGAAGTACTTCGCCCAGGAGACCGCCGAATACCCGCTCATCGCGTCGGTGGCGCCATCATCTGAGATGCCCCCGCTGGCCGATCTGAAGCCGCCGGCGGTGGACCTGTCGCAACTCGACGACATCGAGGCGACGCAGGAGTTGCTGGTGAACACCGGCCTCCTGACGAACTGA
- a CDS encoding iron reductase, with protein MTVLVEDPLIASMAIRRALPIHESSRRLRELYRECPRVYGVAVMGDLSRRRWWPLAEILTTDRLHAMFEAGVAETDSPSAVAQQLAATFAHVVVGRVVPLLAVEGRAWDTGLENLWVHVDSEGAIDWVGVVDPTLRALPGDPHFTRRGNGVAAQEGIVALPSEAALTTWVAHRSHCALGPIFDKLAAVGAGTMSVPAMWHTVGATVVSAATQIPLLAGTSEVVSMRRGQAVLDALVGFGLPVRGTPRMNTGKVLIN; from the coding sequence ATGACGGTTCTCGTCGAGGATCCGTTGATCGCGAGTATGGCGATCCGGCGCGCGCTGCCGATCCATGAATCGAGCCGCCGCCTGCGAGAGCTCTACCGCGAATGCCCGCGGGTCTACGGGGTCGCCGTGATGGGCGACCTCTCGCGGCGTCGCTGGTGGCCGCTGGCCGAAATCCTGACCACCGACCGTCTGCACGCCATGTTCGAGGCCGGCGTCGCCGAGACCGACAGCCCGTCTGCGGTGGCCCAGCAACTGGCTGCAACGTTCGCCCACGTCGTGGTCGGGCGAGTGGTCCCGCTGCTGGCGGTCGAGGGCCGCGCGTGGGACACCGGCCTGGAGAACCTCTGGGTCCATGTCGACTCCGAGGGCGCGATCGACTGGGTCGGCGTGGTGGATCCGACGCTGCGCGCGTTGCCCGGGGATCCGCACTTCACCCGGCGCGGCAACGGTGTTGCAGCCCAGGAGGGCATCGTCGCGCTGCCCAGCGAGGCCGCGCTGACCACCTGGGTCGCTCATCGCAGCCACTGCGCGCTCGGCCCCATCTTCGACAAGCTCGCCGCGGTCGGCGCCGGAACGATGAGCGTGCCGGCGATGTGGCATACCGTCGGCGCCACCGTGGTCAGCGCGGCGACTCAGATCCCGCTGCTGGCCGGCACCAGCGAGGTCGTCAGCATGCGCCGGGGACAGGCGGTGCTCGACGCGCTGGTCGGCTTCGGGCTGCCGGTGCGCGGCACCCCCCGGATGAATACCGGGAAGGTCTTGATTAATTAG
- the gndA gene encoding NADP-dependent phosphogluconate dehydrogenase — protein sequence MSSSQSTTGTAQIGVTGLAVMGSNIARNFARHGYTVALHNRSVAKTDALLAEHGSEGTFVRSETIAEFLDALEKPRRVLIMVKAGEATDAVINELADAMEEGDIIIDGGNALYTDTIRREKAIRQRGLHFVGAGISGGEEGALNGPSIMPGGPAESYASLGPLLEEISAHVDGVPCCTHIGRDGAGHFVKMVHNGIEYSDMQLIGEAYQLLRDGLGKTAPEIADVFDEWNSGDLDSFLVEITAKVLRQIDAKTGKPLVDLILDEAEQKGTGRWTVKSALDLGVPVTGIAEAVFARALSGSVPQRKATTGLASGDLGGQVPADGEAAEQFTEDIRQALYASKIIAYAQGFNQIQAGSAEYDWDITPGDMARIWRGGCIIRAKFLNRITDAFDNDPDLPTLIVDPYFRDAIENAIDSWRRVVVKATELGIPIPGFSSALSYYDGLRTERLPAALTQGLRDFFGAHSYGRIDADRDQRFHTLWSGDRSEVEV from the coding sequence ATGAGCTCGTCGCAGTCCACTACGGGGACGGCGCAGATCGGCGTCACCGGTCTGGCCGTCATGGGGTCGAACATCGCGCGGAACTTCGCGCGGCACGGCTACACCGTGGCACTGCACAACCGCTCGGTGGCCAAGACCGACGCGCTGCTGGCCGAGCACGGATCCGAGGGCACCTTCGTCCGCAGCGAGACCATCGCCGAGTTCCTCGACGCGCTGGAGAAGCCGCGTCGGGTGCTGATCATGGTCAAGGCCGGTGAGGCGACCGACGCCGTGATCAACGAGCTGGCCGACGCCATGGAAGAAGGCGACATCATCATCGACGGCGGCAACGCGCTCTACACCGACACCATCCGCCGCGAGAAGGCGATCCGCCAGCGCGGGCTGCACTTCGTCGGCGCCGGGATCTCCGGTGGTGAGGAGGGGGCGCTGAACGGGCCGTCGATCATGCCCGGCGGTCCGGCGGAGTCCTACGCCTCGCTGGGTCCGCTGCTGGAGGAGATATCCGCCCATGTCGACGGGGTGCCGTGCTGCACCCACATCGGCCGCGACGGCGCCGGCCACTTCGTCAAGATGGTGCACAACGGCATCGAGTACTCCGACATGCAGCTCATCGGCGAGGCCTATCAGCTGCTGCGGGACGGCCTCGGCAAGACGGCGCCGGAGATCGCCGACGTCTTCGACGAGTGGAACTCCGGAGACCTCGACAGCTTCCTGGTCGAAATCACCGCGAAGGTGCTGCGCCAGATCGACGCCAAGACGGGCAAGCCGCTGGTCGACCTGATCCTCGACGAGGCCGAGCAGAAGGGCACCGGCCGCTGGACGGTCAAATCCGCCCTCGACCTGGGCGTGCCCGTCACCGGCATCGCCGAGGCGGTGTTCGCCCGCGCGCTGTCGGGCTCGGTCCCCCAGCGCAAGGCCACCACCGGGCTGGCGTCCGGGGACCTCGGCGGGCAGGTGCCCGCAGACGGTGAAGCCGCAGAGCAGTTCACCGAGGACATCCGGCAGGCGCTGTACGCGTCGAAGATCATCGCCTACGCGCAGGGCTTCAACCAGATCCAGGCCGGCAGCGCCGAATACGACTGGGACATCACACCCGGCGACATGGCGAGGATCTGGCGAGGCGGCTGCATCATCCGGGCCAAATTCCTGAACCGGATCACCGACGCCTTCGACAACGATCCCGACCTGCCCACGTTGATCGTGGACCCGTACTTCCGCGACGCGATCGAGAACGCTATCGACAGCTGGCGCCGTGTCGTGGTCAAGGCCACCGAGCTCGGCATACCGATTCCCGGCTTCAGCTCGGCGCTGTCCTACTACGACGGGCTGCGCACCGAGCGACTGCCCGCCGCGCTGACCCAGGGGCTGCGCGACTTCTTCGGTGCGCACAGCTACGGGCGCATCGACGCCGACCGCGACCAGCGGTTCCACACCCTGTGGAGCGGGGACCGCAGCGAGGTCGAGGTCTAA
- a CDS encoding PaaI family thioesterase, which produces MTSEVPQGLGDGFDKVLGLTYLEMTPDGGRATLEITEQLLQPWGIVHGGVYCAVIESMASVSGHVWLCEHGGGTVVGVNNNTDFLRAIGTGTVTATSTPIHRGRRQQLWLITITDDTERVVARGQVRLQNITDA; this is translated from the coding sequence GTGACGAGTGAAGTTCCCCAAGGTCTCGGTGACGGTTTCGACAAGGTGCTGGGGCTGACCTATCTGGAGATGACGCCCGATGGCGGACGCGCCACGCTGGAGATCACCGAACAGCTGTTGCAGCCGTGGGGCATCGTGCACGGCGGCGTCTACTGCGCGGTGATCGAGAGCATGGCCAGCGTGTCGGGTCATGTCTGGCTCTGCGAACACGGTGGCGGCACCGTCGTCGGGGTGAACAACAACACCGACTTCCTGCGGGCGATCGGGACAGGGACCGTCACGGCGACATCGACGCCGATCCATCGCGGCCGGCGCCAGCAGCTGTGGTTGATCACCATCACCGACGACACCGAACGGGTGGTTGCGCGGGGGCAGGTCAGGTTGCAGAACATCACCGACGCGTAG
- a CDS encoding iron ABC transporter permease: protein MAVTAAARSARSRPPALLLLPASLVAVCTLVPLAYLAERALDRGWGFVVDELVQPRTAALVGRSLVLVAVVTAACVVLGVGLAVLVTRTDLWGRRGLAVALTLPLAMPSYLLAYLWVSAFPAITGFWGAALVLTLVSYPLVLLTTMAALARVDPAQEEVARSLGLGGVAVLFRVTLRQARAAIAAGALLVALYVLSDFGAVAAMRFEAFTWVIYGAYRSGFNPSRAAVLSLVLMVFAVALVVAEHRARGLAAASRLGGGAPRPAPLNRLGSWGPVWLMAPAAVLAAAVVLPGAELAQWLLTAGATWDFAEWAGALGATVWLSAAAALVSTAAALPLGVLAARHRDRATRLLEGASYVAHGLPAIVIAISMVSLGVLLLRPIYQREPLLILAYTVLFVPMAIGSIRAAVEAAPIRLEEVARSLGRTPLRAFGTVTARVALPGISAGAALVLLTCMKELPVTLLLHPTGTDTLATRLWNYSSVSNYAAAAPYAAALLLFAAVPTALLGMWGTDEGAVRSD from the coding sequence GTGGCGGTCACCGCCGCGGCCCGTTCGGCCCGCAGCCGCCCGCCGGCGCTGCTGCTGCTCCCTGCTTCTCTGGTCGCGGTCTGCACGTTGGTGCCGCTGGCGTACCTGGCCGAGCGCGCACTGGACCGCGGCTGGGGATTCGTCGTCGACGAGCTCGTGCAGCCGCGCACCGCGGCCCTGGTCGGCCGCTCGCTGGTGCTCGTCGCGGTCGTCACCGCCGCCTGCGTGGTCCTGGGGGTCGGACTGGCCGTGCTGGTCACCCGCACCGATCTGTGGGGGCGGCGCGGTCTGGCGGTGGCGCTGACGCTGCCGCTGGCGATGCCCAGCTACCTGCTCGCCTACCTGTGGGTGTCGGCGTTCCCGGCGATCACCGGTTTCTGGGGCGCTGCGCTGGTCCTCACCCTGGTCAGCTATCCGCTCGTACTGCTGACCACGATGGCGGCGCTGGCCCGCGTCGACCCGGCCCAGGAAGAGGTGGCGCGCTCGCTCGGGCTGGGTGGGGTCGCGGTGCTGTTCCGGGTCACACTGCGGCAGGCGCGCGCCGCGATCGCCGCCGGGGCGCTGCTCGTCGCGTTGTACGTGCTCAGCGATTTCGGCGCGGTCGCCGCGATGCGTTTCGAGGCGTTCACCTGGGTGATCTACGGCGCGTACCGCTCCGGGTTCAATCCGTCCCGGGCCGCGGTGCTCTCGCTGGTGTTGATGGTGTTCGCCGTGGCGCTGGTGGTGGCCGAGCACCGGGCGCGCGGACTCGCGGCGGCCTCGCGCCTCGGCGGCGGCGCACCGCGACCGGCGCCGCTGAACCGTCTGGGATCCTGGGGCCCGGTCTGGCTGATGGCGCCCGCGGCCGTGCTGGCCGCCGCTGTTGTCCTGCCGGGTGCCGAACTGGCGCAGTGGCTGCTCACCGCCGGCGCGACCTGGGACTTCGCCGAGTGGGCCGGCGCGCTCGGCGCGACGGTATGGTTGTCGGCCGCCGCCGCACTGGTGTCCACGGCCGCCGCGCTTCCGTTGGGAGTGCTCGCGGCCCGTCACCGCGACCGGGCGACCCGGCTGCTGGAGGGCGCGAGCTATGTCGCCCACGGCCTTCCGGCCATCGTCATCGCGATCTCGATGGTGTCCCTCGGCGTGCTGCTGCTGCGGCCGATCTACCAGCGCGAGCCGCTGCTGATCCTGGCCTATACCGTGCTGTTCGTGCCCATGGCCATCGGTTCGATCCGTGCCGCGGTGGAAGCCGCCCCGATCCGCCTGGAGGAGGTGGCGCGCTCACTCGGGCGCACACCCCTGCGCGCCTTCGGCACCGTGACCGCCCGCGTCGCGCTCCCGGGCATCTCGGCCGGTGCCGCCCTGGTGTTGTTGACCTGCATGAAAGAGCTTCCGGTGACGCTGCTGCTGCACCCGACCGGCACCGACACGCTGGCCACCCGGCTATGGAACTACAGCTCGGTCAGCAATTACGCGGCCGCCGCACCGTATGCGGCCGCGCTGTTGCTGTTCGCCGCGGTCCCCACGGCGCTGCTCGGGATGTGGGGCACCGACGAGGGGGCCGTGCGCAGTGACTGA